From the genome of Pectobacterium atrosepticum:
GCGCTGATCCCGACTGCTGAAGTCCCGCTGACCAATCTAGTACGTGACGAAATTCTGGATGAAGAATCTTTACCGTTGAAAATGACCGCACACACACCTTGCTTCCGTTCAGAAGCGGGTTCGTATGGTCGTGATACGCGTGGGTTGATTCGTATGCACCAGTTTGACAAGGTTGAACTGGTACAAATCGTCCGTCCTGAGGATTCCATGCAGGCGCTGGAAGAGTTGACGACCCACGCCGAAACGGTGCTGCAACTGCTTAAATTACCTTATCGTAAGGTATTGTTGTGCACTGGCGACATGGGCTTTGGCTCCACCAAAACTTACGATCTGGAAGTTTGGTTGCCAGCGCAGGACACGTATCGTGAAATTTCTTCCTGCTCAAACATGTGGGATTTCCAGGCGCGCCGTATGCAGGCCCGCTGTCGCAGCAAGTCCGATAAGAAGACTCGACTGGTTCACACGTTGAACGGTTCTGGTCTGGCGGTTGGCCGGACACTGGTGGCCGTTCTGGAAAACTATCAGCAGGCCGATGGCCGCATTGAAATTCCTGAAGTACTGCGCCCCTATATGGGCGGGCTGGAATTTATTGGCTAATCGCTGCTATTTGAATTAAGCGCCTAAGGGCGCTTTTTTTACGTCTCATGTTCGGTAATATTTTTTTATCGTAAAAATAATTTATCTATATCATGCCGCCCGTGCTACTTAACTTTTAAGATTAAAATGTTTTAAAATCAATCAAATACTAACCTTCTGCTTTCAAGGGTGACGACCCTTCAGCGAGTATTGATTAATTCTTTCAATCCACAATTTGAGAAAGGCGTTTTAGCACTTTTTGCTCGGATTGACTTTTATATACGCAATGGCATGATGCGCTCACTCTTCTCCGGTTGTTTGGTTATTCACTCGCTATGTCTGCTTATTCCCGCCCAGTGCTGTTATTGCTCTGTGGACTTCTGCTGCTGACGGTTTGTATTGCAGTATTAAATACGTTGGTCCCACTTTGGCTAAGTTATCAGTCTCTTCCTGTCTGGCAGGTTGGCCTCGTTGGTTCTTCCTATTTCGGTGGCAATCTGGTTGGAACGCTATTAGCCGGTAAATTAATCAAACTTTATGGTTTCAACCGCAGCTATTATTTTGCGGCTTTATTATTTGGCATCGCGATCGTTGGCCTCGGTATTTCTGCGGATATCGGCAGTTGGTTATTCTGGCGCTTCTTGGCAGGGATAGGTTGCGCATTGATCTGGGTTGTGGTTGAAAGCGCCTTGTTATGTAGTGGAACGTCGACGCAGAGAGGACAACTGCTGGCTGCTTATATGATTGCCTATTACCTCGGTAGCGTGATTGGACAGCTATTGCTTGGCGTGTTGCCTACATCATTATTGAGCGTGCTGCCGTGGATGGTCGCGTTAGTTACTTTGGCTGTATTACCTCTGTTGTGTACTCATCTTCCTACTCCGCCCGAACAGCACGAAAAGCATGTCAATATGTGGAAAATGCTGAGGTATCGCAGTGCGCGTCTAGGAATACACGGCTGTATTATTTCCGGCGCAATTTTAGGATCGCTGTATGGCCTGATGCCGCTGTACCTCTCCCATCAAGGAATGAATGATGCGCAGGTTGGGTACTGGATGGCGCTGCTGATTAGCTCAGGTATTGTCGGGCAATGGCCTGTTGGGCGTATGGCTGACCGCTATGGTCGGTTGTTGGTTCTTCGGGTGTTAGTCTTTGTGGTGATTATTGGCTGTGTTGCCATGCTAAGCATTAGTCACTATGCCATGGCACCGTCGCTATTTTTATTGGGATGCGCAGGGTTTACGCTATACCCGGTCGCTATGTCGTGGGCATGTGAGAAGGTGCGTCCTGAAGAGTTGGTGGCGATGAATCAGGCGTTACTCCTTAGCTACACGCTTGGCAGTCTTTGCGGGCCAAGCGTTGCTGCGGTGTTGATGCAGAATTATTCTGATCGATTACTGTTCGTACTAATTGCCGCGGTAGCGATGATCTACCTGATGATATTGCTCAGAAAAGCCGATCATCATCCAACGCCATTAGCTGCTGCCTGAGTTAGCGGTATCAAGGCTGGCCAACGAGCTTTGTCCCGCGTCTACCATATTGTTCCACAGCGCCTCGGCTACCGGGCTAAGGCGTTGTTTTGCATTTCGTACCAGATAAAATATGCTGGTTAGCTTTAAACGATCTGGAGCAACTGCCGCAAGCTTCCCTTTTTCCACCCACGATGCTGCATAATGGTCGGGAAGAAAACCAATATGGGTTCCCGCGAGCAGAAGTAACAAGCTTCCTTCTAGATGCCAAGCTGTCTGGTGGTAACCTTGCTTTGATACAGAACCTAGCTGTTTAGATATCTCGTTGACGGCATGCCCACCAATTAACAGCCTGCGAGGATTTAATTCACCCTCAAGCCATTCACGTTCGATCATCTCAGCATTTTCTGCTAGAGAATAAAAGTAGCTATGTTCAACAAAGACGGGCTGATAGAAAATGTCTGCGGGGATGTCATCGGGTAGGGCGCTTAGAACAACATCGAGATGCCCGTTTTTTAGCCGTTCCATGAGCGGAAGGTATTCCATAATTTCGATTTCGACGTTGACTTCCGGGCTTTGGTCATAAAGATGGGATATAGCTTGTGATACAACGTTGTTGGGATGTGTGGCGATATTATCCAAGCAGCCTAGTTTTACTTTACCTATAAGCTGATGTTTGATACGGGCTAGTCTGTTAGCGAAATCATCGAGCGTGGAAATGACAGATTTTGCTTCCTGATAGACCACTTCACCTTCCGTTGTTAAGGCAAAACCCCCGCGACCACGTTCACACAAAACAAGCCCAAGTGTATCCTCGAGTCGAGACAGGTAGTGGCTTAGGACGGGTTGACTTAATCCAGTTACGGTTTGTGCGTTGGTAATTCCTTGTTTTTCAACGATTTTACAAAAAAGCTTTAACCAGCGAATCTCCAGTTTATCTAAGCGCATAGCATTTCCTTCGCATACATTACATATCTGAATGTTAACATCAAAATATATCTGTATTAATCGATATGAATCCCATTTATCTTACTGTTAAGCCGCATAGTAATGTGGTTACCACGAAAAAGCGTGGTTTTATGCGTCACATCAGGGTCTCTCATAAGCACAATGGTGTTGTTAGCTTGCTGACAACACCATTGTTCTATACGTCGCCAGACAACCTCTATAAAATATCACAACGATACAATAATTATTTGCTGCTTATTCAATGGAGGAGTTATGTCTCAAGGGAATGCTGTGCCTGAAAAACAACAACAGGAGCGGCAAATCTATGATTACGAATACGAACCTGTCCCTGCCGAAGCCAGAAAACGCTGGTATGTAATTACGTTAATATGGTTGGCGATCGGAATTGATATTTCAGGTTTGTTCCTTGGTACTTTTTTGAGCGGTGGGTTACCATTTTCTCAGGCCGTCAGTGCTACGCTTATTGGTTCTGCTTTGCTCGGTGTGCTTGCAGCATTATGCGCTAATGTGGGTTATGGCTGTGGACTATCGACGACGTTGTTAAGTATCTCGGTGTTTGGCAAATTTGGCGGCAAACTTATCGGCATATTCTCTGCGGTTTCTTTAGTGGGGTGGTTCGCTTTCCAGCTTGATTTCTTTGGTGCCATGCTACAAAAGGCATTACTTCATTATCATTTTGAACCCGGCCGTTTTCCTATCTTACTATTTGGCATGATACTGATGGCATTAACAGCTATTTGGGGAGTCAGATCATTAGGACGGCTCAGCATGTTTAGCGTTCCTTTAATGCTGATCCTGATAGTAACAGGGATTTATTTGGCCGCAGTTGATCACTCTACACCACCAACAATAACTATTAAAAATCCCATTAGTATGGGAAGCGCAATCTCTTATGTTGTCTCTATCTGGATAGTTGCGGCTAGTATTATGTCCCCTGATATTGCGCGCTACGCCAAAACACGTAAAGACGCCATCTTAGGGGCAGGATTAGGCTTTTGCTTCGGTAATAGCGCGACAATCTTAGTTGCGCTTTTACTGACCCATCTGGTCGGTAGCGATGATCTTGTCGAAATATTCTTTAGTATTGGGCTGGGCATGTCAGCCATTGTGATTTTAATCTTTGCTCAATGGACAACAAATAGCTCAAATCTAATCTCCGCATCGTTAGGGCTCTCTGTGGTTATCCGGGCATTGTCACGACCTACGCTAGTGATTTTGATGGCTTTTATCGGATTATTTTTCGCCTACAACGGGATGATTAATAATTTTACCCAATTTCTCTCATTATTGGGGGTGATAGTTTCACCAATCGCTGGTGTATATCTGGCTGAATATTACTTTTTTGACTTATCACCATCAAAGATCGATATATCAGAACCGAAGAATCTGAACATTGGGGCCGCTGCAGCGTGGATATGCGGAAGTTTGGTTAGCCTCTTGACATCGACAGATTTTTTCAATGTTCTTACTATTAGCTCTATTTCTGCTTTAGATGGAATAATGGTGAGTATGGCGGTATATGTCGCTTTGCGTAAGATATTCCCACGAGTGGGAATGTAATTGCTTGAACCCCTATTTTTAAATAGGGGTTCTTCGTCTGTCTGGACAAATAATGACTCGTTATATTGATTCTGAAACAATAGATGATATTGCTCTGGGAGCGTCGGTTCTCGGCACAGGGGGCGGGGGAGACCCCTATCTTGGCTCGCTAATTGCCAAGAATGCATTACGTAATACCCAGCCTATTGTTCTGATGAATCTCGATGATATCGAAGATGACTCACTTTTTGTTCCATGTAGCACTATGGGTGCGCCGACGGTTTCTGTGGAGAAAATTATTTCACAGCGCCAGATTATTTTGGCATTTGACACGATGGAAACAGTGCTAGCGGAATCAGCTTCGGGAACATTTTCAATCGAAGTCGGTGGTATTAACTCTCTGATCCCATTTGTTGTTGCGGCTAAAAAAGGGCTGCCGGTTATCGATTGTGATGCAATGGGGCGTGCATTCCCCGAAGCGCAGATGGTGACCTTTTTTCTCGATGGCTTATCTTCGGCACCGAACACGCTAGCTGATGAGAAAGGTAACTCGGTTATCCTTAATCCTATTGATGGTGTGTGGTCTGAGCGGTTAGCCAGAGCCATTACAGAGCAGATGGGTGCCGCCTGTGCGATGTGTGATTATCCGCTCCGTGGACACGAGCTCAAACGTAGCGCCATAAAAGGAACGCTTACCCTAGCGCAAAATATCGGAAAAACGCTGCGTGAGGCTCATCAGTCGGGCAGTGATCCTGTGC
Proteins encoded in this window:
- a CDS encoding MFS transporter; translation: MSAYSRPVLLLLCGLLLLTVCIAVLNTLVPLWLSYQSLPVWQVGLVGSSYFGGNLVGTLLAGKLIKLYGFNRSYYFAALLFGIAIVGLGISADIGSWLFWRFLAGIGCALIWVVVESALLCSGTSTQRGQLLAAYMIAYYLGSVIGQLLLGVLPTSLLSVLPWMVALVTLAVLPLLCTHLPTPPEQHEKHVNMWKMLRYRSARLGIHGCIISGAILGSLYGLMPLYLSHQGMNDAQVGYWMALLISSGIVGQWPVGRMADRYGRLLVLRVLVFVVIIGCVAMLSISHYAMAPSLFLLGCAGFTLYPVAMSWACEKVRPEELVAMNQALLLSYTLGSLCGPSVAAVLMQNYSDRLLFVLIAAVAMIYLMILLRKADHHPTPLAAA
- a CDS encoding LysR family transcriptional regulator — protein: MRLDKLEIRWLKLFCKIVEKQGITNAQTVTGLSQPVLSHYLSRLEDTLGLVLCERGRGGFALTTEGEVVYQEAKSVISTLDDFANRLARIKHQLIGKVKLGCLDNIATHPNNVVSQAISHLYDQSPEVNVEIEIMEYLPLMERLKNGHLDVVLSALPDDIPADIFYQPVFVEHSYFYSLAENAEMIEREWLEGELNPRRLLIGGHAVNEISKQLGSVSKQGYHQTAWHLEGSLLLLLAGTHIGFLPDHYAASWVEKGKLAAVAPDRLKLTSIFYLVRNAKQRLSPVAEALWNNMVDAGQSSLASLDTANSGSS
- a CDS encoding cytosine permease translates to MSQGNAVPEKQQQERQIYDYEYEPVPAEARKRWYVITLIWLAIGIDISGLFLGTFLSGGLPFSQAVSATLIGSALLGVLAALCANVGYGCGLSTTLLSISVFGKFGGKLIGIFSAVSLVGWFAFQLDFFGAMLQKALLHYHFEPGRFPILLFGMILMALTAIWGVRSLGRLSMFSVPLMLILIVTGIYLAAVDHSTPPTITIKNPISMGSAISYVVSIWIVAASIMSPDIARYAKTRKDAILGAGLGFCFGNSATILVALLLTHLVGSDDLVEIFFSIGLGMSAIVILIFAQWTTNSSNLISASLGLSVVIRALSRPTLVILMAFIGLFFAYNGMINNFTQFLSLLGVIVSPIAGVYLAEYYFFDLSPSKIDISEPKNLNIGAAAAWICGSLVSLLTSTDFFNVLTISSISALDGIMVSMAVYVALRKIFPRVGM
- a CDS encoding DUF917 domain-containing protein, yielding MTRYIDSETIDDIALGASVLGTGGGGDPYLGSLIAKNALRNTQPIVLMNLDDIEDDSLFVPCSTMGAPTVSVEKIISQRQIILAFDTMETVLAESASGTFSIEVGGINSLIPFVVAAKKGLPVIDCDAMGRAFPEAQMVTFFLDGLSSAPNTLADEKGNSVILNPIDGVWSERLARAITEQMGAACAMCDYPLRGHELKRSAIKGTLTLAQNIGKTLREAHQSGSDPVQSLLTVLNGHVIASGKIIDVDRRTTGGFARGKVVLDGMGNDKGESFTVLFQNELLLAYRSSQTTNPTQDNLLAVVPDLISILDSETGRPIITEHLRYGQRVDIIAYPCNDKWRTPKGIEVAGPEYFGYPVRYVPIEQLANR